The following proteins are co-located in the Pararge aegeria chromosome 3, ilParAegt1.1, whole genome shotgun sequence genome:
- the LOC120637304 gene encoding peroxisomal N(1)-acetyl-spermine/spermidine oxidase-like isoform X1 — protein MKISSGNIFSYAALWPRILTRWISDKTPALFDCGPDVQDRSICAVDPIDPEQCYAEPRVVIIGAGMAGLTAAARLAKRGISNLVVLEAYERPGGRIHSCWIGDVVAELGAGIQDPDYCSPHPVYTMSAKEMPPRPGLPGVEHSRGLFERVATGKMSFPSTISAYYKFRQIEKEASKIFCLGGSKQHGSLINFMSLRIQQELHEYPEEQQHDAARILFGLAHMLSARCGDDTAMLYGDHSGCYMNMPGGDVRVPLGVAGSLAPLLRQIPEGAIRYCKPVNCVYWGTCQKAGCRATVCTTDGEEFPADYVITTVSSGVLAANAAQMFCPALPSSKIDAIRCLGFGYVNKIYMEYCHPFWFWHKGDINFKYTCNSLMNRTDWTRGITSIRAATNSKHVISAMVVGKEAWLMEGICDKDVAEGVTDLLRASTGNSFVPYPVSLIRSHWVSDPYFLGAYSYDSKCTDGDTQRALACPLPGLGDSIPPILLFAGEATVPGYFATLEGAKISGVREAERVIQLTLRFKGPPLPATQTAQARNKLKCEN, from the exons atgaaaatttcaaGTGGAAATATTTTTAGCTACGCAGCATTATGGCCGAGGATACTAACAAGATG GATATCCGACAAAACTCCTGCACTTTTCGATTGTGGTCCAGATGTACAAGACCGAAGCATATGTGCTGTGGACCCTATCGATCCTGAACAATGTTACGCAGAGCCTCGCGTGGTCATTATTGGAGCTGGGATGGCTGGCCTCACTGCTGCCGCAAGACTTGCCAAGCGAGGGATCTCTAATCTCGTTGTGTTAGAAGCCTACGAAAG acCTGGAGGCCGTATACACTCTTGTTGGATAGGAGACGTAGTAGCAGAGCTCGGTGCTGGTATTCAAGATCCGGATTACTGTTCTCCGCACCCAGTCTATACTATGTCGGCAAAAGAAATGCCACCGCGTCCCGGTTTACCCGGAGTGGAACATTCAAGAGGGCTTTTTGAACGAGTTGCTACTGGAAAAATGTCATTTCCTTCGACAATATCGGCTTATTATAAATTCCGTCAGATTGAGAAAGAAGCTTCTAAAATATTTTGCCTCGGTGGCAGTAAGCAACATGGATcgttaataaattttatgagtTTGAGGATTCAACAAGAGCTACACGAATATCCGGAAGAACAACAGCATGACGCAGCGCGAATATTATTTGGACTGGCGCATATGCTAAGTGCGCGATGTGGGGATGATACTGCGATGTTGTACGGTGATCATTCAGGATGCTACATGAACATGCCAGGTGGAGATGTGCGCGTTCCTCTGGGGGTAGCGGGCAGCCTGGCGCCTTTATTACGTCAGATACCTGAAGGAGCAATCCGCTATTGTAAACCTGTGAATTGTGTATATTGGGGTACTTGCCAGAAAGCAGGATGTCGAGCGACGGTGTGCACTACTGATGGGGAAGAGTTCCCTGCTGATTATGTTATCACCACAGTTTCTTCGGGAGTTTTAGCGGCGAATGCTGCACAAATGTTTTGTCCAGCATTACCGAGTTCAAAAATTGATGCAATTAGATGCCTTGGGTTTGGTTATGTGAATAAAATTTACATGGAATACTGTCACCCATTTTGGTTTTGGCATAAAGGtgatattaactttaaatataccTGTAACAGTTTGATGAACCGCACTGATTGGACTCGTGGCATCACGTCCATACGTGCGGCAACTAATAGTAAGCATGTGATAAGTGCAATGGTTGTTGGTAAAGAGGCTTGGCTAATGGAGGGTATATGTGATAAAGATGTAGCTGAAGGCGTAACAGATCTTTTAAGGGCATCTACAGGCAATTCATTCGTACCTTATCCAGTTAGCTTAATACGATCGCATTGGGTGTCAGATCCTTACTTTCTTGGCGCTTACTCCTATGATTCAAAATGTACCGATGGGGACACGCAAAGAGCTTTAGCTTGTCCATTACCAGGATTAGGTGATTCAATTCCGCCTATTCTTCTTTTTGCTGGGGAAGCAACAGTTCCTGGATATTTTGCTACTTTAGAGGGGGCTAAGATTAGTGGTGTAAGGGAAGCAGAACGAGTTATTCAGTTAACTCTACGTTTTAAAGGTCCTCCACTACCAGCTACGCAAACGGCGCAAGCaagaaataaacttaaatgtgaaaattaa
- the LOC120637304 gene encoding peroxisomal N(1)-acetyl-spermine/spermidine oxidase-like isoform X2, whose product MAGLTAAARLAKRGISNLVVLEAYERPGGRIHSCWIGDVVAELGAGIQDPDYCSPHPVYTMSAKEMPPRPGLPGVEHSRGLFERVATGKMSFPSTISAYYKFRQIEKEASKIFCLGGSKQHGSLINFMSLRIQQELHEYPEEQQHDAARILFGLAHMLSARCGDDTAMLYGDHSGCYMNMPGGDVRVPLGVAGSLAPLLRQIPEGAIRYCKPVNCVYWGTCQKAGCRATVCTTDGEEFPADYVITTVSSGVLAANAAQMFCPALPSSKIDAIRCLGFGYVNKIYMEYCHPFWFWHKGDINFKYTCNSLMNRTDWTRGITSIRAATNSKHVISAMVVGKEAWLMEGICDKDVAEGVTDLLRASTGNSFVPYPVSLIRSHWVSDPYFLGAYSYDSKCTDGDTQRALACPLPGLGDSIPPILLFAGEATVPGYFATLEGAKISGVREAERVIQLTLRFKGPPLPATQTAQARNKLKCEN is encoded by the exons ATGGCTGGCCTCACTGCTGCCGCAAGACTTGCCAAGCGAGGGATCTCTAATCTCGTTGTGTTAGAAGCCTACGAAAG acCTGGAGGCCGTATACACTCTTGTTGGATAGGAGACGTAGTAGCAGAGCTCGGTGCTGGTATTCAAGATCCGGATTACTGTTCTCCGCACCCAGTCTATACTATGTCGGCAAAAGAAATGCCACCGCGTCCCGGTTTACCCGGAGTGGAACATTCAAGAGGGCTTTTTGAACGAGTTGCTACTGGAAAAATGTCATTTCCTTCGACAATATCGGCTTATTATAAATTCCGTCAGATTGAGAAAGAAGCTTCTAAAATATTTTGCCTCGGTGGCAGTAAGCAACATGGATcgttaataaattttatgagtTTGAGGATTCAACAAGAGCTACACGAATATCCGGAAGAACAACAGCATGACGCAGCGCGAATATTATTTGGACTGGCGCATATGCTAAGTGCGCGATGTGGGGATGATACTGCGATGTTGTACGGTGATCATTCAGGATGCTACATGAACATGCCAGGTGGAGATGTGCGCGTTCCTCTGGGGGTAGCGGGCAGCCTGGCGCCTTTATTACGTCAGATACCTGAAGGAGCAATCCGCTATTGTAAACCTGTGAATTGTGTATATTGGGGTACTTGCCAGAAAGCAGGATGTCGAGCGACGGTGTGCACTACTGATGGGGAAGAGTTCCCTGCTGATTATGTTATCACCACAGTTTCTTCGGGAGTTTTAGCGGCGAATGCTGCACAAATGTTTTGTCCAGCATTACCGAGTTCAAAAATTGATGCAATTAGATGCCTTGGGTTTGGTTATGTGAATAAAATTTACATGGAATACTGTCACCCATTTTGGTTTTGGCATAAAGGtgatattaactttaaatataccTGTAACAGTTTGATGAACCGCACTGATTGGACTCGTGGCATCACGTCCATACGTGCGGCAACTAATAGTAAGCATGTGATAAGTGCAATGGTTGTTGGTAAAGAGGCTTGGCTAATGGAGGGTATATGTGATAAAGATGTAGCTGAAGGCGTAACAGATCTTTTAAGGGCATCTACAGGCAATTCATTCGTACCTTATCCAGTTAGCTTAATACGATCGCATTGGGTGTCAGATCCTTACTTTCTTGGCGCTTACTCCTATGATTCAAAATGTACCGATGGGGACACGCAAAGAGCTTTAGCTTGTCCATTACCAGGATTAGGTGATTCAATTCCGCCTATTCTTCTTTTTGCTGGGGAAGCAACAGTTCCTGGATATTTTGCTACTTTAGAGGGGGCTAAGATTAGTGGTGTAAGGGAAGCAGAACGAGTTATTCAGTTAACTCTACGTTTTAAAGGTCCTCCACTACCAGCTACGCAAACGGCGCAAGCaagaaataaacttaaatgtgaaaattaa